The stretch of DNA GTGAGTGTGAATTTGAATGGCGTTGTTGTTTGTTTAGGTGGGGAGAATGGCTGGGCAGTTTGCGAAGCCGAGATCGGATTCGTTTGAGGAGAAGAACGGCGTGAAGCTTCCGAGTTACAGAGGAGATAATATTAACGGAGATGCGTTTGATGAGAAGTCAAGGATTCCGGATCCGCAGAGGATGATCAGGGCTTATTGTCAAGCTGCAGCTACGCTTAATCTTCTCAGAGCTTTCGCCACTGGAGGTTATGCCGCTATGCAGAGGGTTACTCAGTGGAATTTGGACTTCACCGAGCACAGTGAACAGGGAGAtaggtatttatttatttatttgcaatTTGCAATTTgcaatttttactttttctttgcacTTGAACAATCCTTCCTGATAAAGGGTTCCATGATTTACATGAAATCTAGGTTGGTTTGTTATCGGTAAAGGAAAGAAATCTAAATTGTGCTTCTTTCTTTTGCTTGTTTAGGTTCTATGAAGGGTACTTGGTATATGGGGTCATAGTTGactttaatgatatatatatttatttttgtttgattgatCAGGCAAAGTTTTTACTCTGGTTCCTTTGTAAAATTGGgtgaaaactaatttaattatttagaaacAAAAAGCAAATGcttgtttttaatctttttttttttggaggaGATAAGGTAAACAGTTGTTTGATATTTGTGATAAGTGGGGGGATGCATGTGTGGTGGAGGGTATTTGGTTGTTTTGTTTCTCTCCGAAAAGCTAACTCTCCGTTTCGCAATTAGgctaaagtttattttaaatcgGCACGAGTTTCACAAGTTCCTCTTAAACAGTGGTATCTGATGATTGTTTAATGGAGTTCATTTCACTTATTTGACGTAAGGGATTGACTTTGGAGACTTTTCATTGGCAACCCTATTTACCTGTATTAGTGAGATGTGATATCTAGCAGGATATGCGAATCTCGTTTGAAGTTGTCTCCACTACAGTCTAggaaattagtgttttttttcttttcttttcttttatacatACCTCCACACACACCCATTAAAAAGACAGCCAACTTTtgctttcttctttcttttgctAAGTGATTTGACATTTCACAAGAATTGTATAgcaaaagtaaagaaaaaaaaaacaaatatttttccaaaattattagACTGTATCCGTATTTGTGTAGTTGATGTGAATGCGCGTGTATGTAGCTACAATTGATGATGCATTAAAGAATCGAGAGTGTATGTATTTCCTAATTTTGTAGGAATTATCTAAGTGATAAATGCCATAGATTGCTGGGCAAAATGAAATCTTTCCAAAATTTATATCCATGCATATTTGTGTAGTGTTGTTGGTTGGCATGCATACTACCGAGCCAAATTGGACGGTATATTAAAGAAGGGGGAGTGTATGGATTTCCGAATTTTGTAGTATTTAACTCGGATAGATATCATATGCCATATCATTCCACTTTTTTAAAATCGGTAATTTTTCACCGAAGGACCGTCCCTGATGTCTTTCACTCCCATTTTATTTCAGCACCCATGATGTTTATACTTTTTTGACACTTTCCTAGTTTAGGAAAAAATGTTTAAAGCGTGTTTGGTGTTTTCACTTCTGTTTTATTATCTAAACCAGAAGATAAGAATGCTGTAATGAAATGGCATACAGTGAAACAAACAATTGTTCTTTTACTACTCTCAAGATAACAGTTTATAAGAGGAATGTACttgtttacaattttttttacaaggTATATTATGTTGTTTTTAATGGTAGTGTGGCTTGACGtagattatttttgttcttggtATGGCAGGTACCGTGAGCTTGCTAACCGAGTTGATGAGGCCCTTGGATTCATGGCTGCTGCTGGGCTCACAGTGGATCATCCAATCATGAAAACAACCGAATTCTGGACATCTCATGAGTGCTTATTGTTGCCATATGAACAATCCCTCACTAGGTTGGATTCAACTTCTGGTCTCTACTATGATTGCTCAGCCCATATGCTTTGGGTTGGAGAACGAACCAGACAGCTCGATGGTGCTCATGTTGAGTTTCTAAGAGGAGTTGCTAACCCCTTGGGAATTAAGGTTTGACCCTGATCAATTTAACTCAGTTTCATTCTGATGTCTAGTGTTTCTTTGATTTGCATTTATAGTGATTTAAGtggctttattttttatctattggCAGGTAAGTGATAAGATGGATCCAAATGAGCTTGTGAAACTCATTGAGATCTTGAATCCCCAAAACAAACCAGGGAGAATAACTGTGATCACTAGGATGGGAGCTGAAAATATGAGGGTGAAGCTTCCACATCTCATCAGGGCAGTGCGCAGGGCAGGACAAATTGTCACTTGGGTCAGTGATCCTATGCACGGAAACACCATTAAGGCTCCCTGTGGTCTTAAAACTCGCCCCTTCGATTCCATCAGGGTATACTCTCGCGTCTCTTTCTAACTTTTAATTGCTTATAGGTGGCTGTCGAGTAGCTTCAAATATGCGTACATGTTAGGACtaaaatgaagttgaagttTTTGTCCTCTTCCtcggaagaaaataaaatcgtTTTTTTCACCTTGTGCTAGTcataattttttgataaatcAAAACCCCTTAAAAACTTCTGTTTAAAAGAAGGAAAACATTGAAAAAGATGTATGCTTTTACAAAATGATACATACTAACATCTCATGCTAGTAAGAGAAAGACAAAAATATGacctgaaaaacaaaattaaaaaaggaaGGATGTGAACAGAATATACTGGCATCTGAAGTGAGGTCGTGTATGGTGGGCTATACCAAACCCGAAGTCTGTAATACTTAGAAGAAGTGGTAGGTCAAAAAAGGGCTACTTTTAAAAGTTGGTGAAACAGTGTTGTAGTGAGGTCATTTTCATTTCGAAATATCATTGTGGAATTGGTTATATTTCTATATCATTAGGTGGGAGTGGACCTTGGGGTCCATGTGGGTGTTATTGTTTTCATTCTTGTAGACCAGTCGATAGAAACATGATATCACCAAGTCACTTTTTTAGTGTATTTGGATACCTTCTAAATCAATGTGACTACCTCCAAAGCAATAAAGTTTAGGGATAGAATAAAGTAGTGAGAAAAGAAACTGATGATGTTTCTGACTGTTTTTGATCAGGCTGAAGTGAGAGCATTCTTCGATGTGCACGAGCAAGAAGGAAGCCACGCAGGAGGGGTTCATCTAGAGATGACGGGTCAAAATGTGACTGAGTGCATTGGTGGATCAAGAACAGTTACATTTGATGATTTGAGCTCACGTTACCACACACACTGTGACCCAAGGCTCAATGCTTCACAATCGCTTGAGCTTGCTTTCATCATCGCTGAGCGTTTGAGAAAGAGCAGGATGAGATCGGAGCAAGCAAGTTCCCCTCTAGGACTGTAAAAGCGCCTCCGAAATCCAACCAGAGGAAAATATCTTCGTTCTTTTTTTCCCCTACATATTTATTAACGTCACTTTTATGCTGCATGTGGATTTCTTGTGTTGTGTTCGTATGTGTATACTATTATTACCTAGTAATGAGTTTGAACTGCCAAGGACAAGATTACTTCTCTTAATAATATGAAACGAAAACGTTTCGATTATGTTCCCTATTCAAGTTTATCCTCACTCATCTTTTTGGTCCTTCCCCTTGGATTACTTCACACGGGAATGCGATAGAATAATAAAGTTTTCTCgaataattatattgattttgaaaGTTATATTAGCTACCATTTGCAAACTTGACATAATGAGTTGATATGTGGGCTCTAAAGTTTTAATGGATGTGGCCTTACCAACATTTGCCCAACTAGGCTGATTTGGGAAGTGTCCATTACCCAGCATGGGCCATTTCTTCCCGTGTTTACATAATTTTAACCTGCACCCCTTGTAAATTATTGTATTTGGgacaatttaaaatacaaattgttATATTCTAGATTATAATACTTTGTGTACTATAGGAGTCAGACATGCCGCCAGTCAATAAACAATAGTACAATCGAACATAGTGGTATAATAGAAATGAATATTCAGAAGACCAAGAAAGTTGATACTACCCAGATCGTTAAAAGAATAGGAGGACGCCAACTATAGATTTTGCATACAGTTAAGGACGCCTACATAGTGACAAAAATGGTTAACCACCCAGAACCATTAGTGGAAGGAAAGAGAATATGGATGTCCAGCGGATGACAAGTAACTGAAAGAGGATATGGATGTCCAGATGACAAGTAACTAGATAGCGAAAGAAAATATAACATGTTGGTATGTTGACGAACCTCCTCTAACTTAGGCAAAAACAGAACTAAGCAAGGTATGTCTAAAGGTAATTGGGTCTGAAACATAGACCCAATTAAGCTTGGTTAAACCCAATTAAGTTTAGCTAAACCCAGTTAAACGTAATGAAAACTCAAATCTTGGGCCCACAATTAACGAGTAATATGCTATAAGGATAATTAAAACCTTAATAAATATAGGTGGACCCAGATAATTAAAGATATGTAATTCATTAGCACCCTAATCTGAGTCTTGACTTTGAGAGCTTTCATTGACTTGTTGACTTGTAGAGCTCTTTTCTATAGATACACCCTGTCGTCCCATAGCATGTACAGAGCAACCGATAACGAAGACTTAACAGACAAGATCGTGGAATATCCATCCAAGAAATCCCAAGACTGTGATAAGGTTTGAGCCTCATAATAACTTAATATTGTCCATGCAGaaatactttgaaatataaaataaaaaataaattttgaatacaaatttactttaaattataattctgaATATATAATGTTAAGTCGAATACCATTATGAAAcatatttgaaatgtcaaataaacttaataaaatttgattaaaaggactaaattcacatatttcgaaagatgaaggactaaattggtttaaagtttcgaaatggactaatttcaaaattcactgaaagttaagggacaaaaaacatatttaaccctttttataTTATGGATTACATCTCAACTTGCCATGTGTGTTTCTTTCTTCTGtagctttataattttatctttgcCATGTGTGTTTCTTTCTTCTAtacctttataattttatcttgcACTACATTCacttgaaaattcaaattttaccctttattttagaatttacaTTTTGAATACATATCCGGAGATGTTTAAGAATACACAATCCTGAATACATAAATGCATtccatattatataaaataaaattattttcaatagaaAGGAAAAGATGAAGAGTAGTGAAAAGGACATGGGAAGAAGGCATGAGAGAAGGAAGGCATGGACGAAGAAGGagatgaagagaaaaagataaagGTGTAAATCATTTCACAATTTTGAGAGGGTGCTAGGAAAAATGTATGATGGAGGAAGAAATGATCATAATATGACCATGTTGTGGCTCAAACCTTTTATTAAGACACTAGTTTGAAagtctaattttttatatatattaatttatggattaaatatatttatgattctttaattttggataaaaattgaaattagtctctttATGAAACTTTGATCTAATTTAGTTCAcaaactttagaaatgtatagatttaatattttaaactaaattttgttaagtttatttgaagtttcaaacgtgtttcatgatagtatttgagttgtttataccgtttgacacatttttggtTCAATATTAGCTGAGAAATGTGTTTAACGtgtaaaataaacttaacaaaatgtttggttaaaaggattaaatctaCATATTTGTACATATgggagactaaattggtccaagaTTTCCAAAaggaactaattctaatttttactaagAGGTAAAGAgatcaaaaatttatttaacccttaatttattaaagtaaaaaaaatggaattatatttataatattaataacaaattatttttataatttattttacatattgccattattattattattatttattttattattattatttttttaattatataaataaaatgtaaatattaatgTACAATTTTTAT from Vigna unguiculata cultivar IT97K-499-35 chromosome 8, ASM411807v1, whole genome shotgun sequence encodes:
- the LOC114193498 gene encoding phospho-2-dehydro-3-deoxyheptonate aldolase 1, chloroplastic-like, which produces MAISSTSNSLIPTKSLIPQSNPLLPSTNIRPALKPRPGPSPSIFAVHAAEPAKNPVVSDKPKPQSPPAPAPSRAGKWAVDSWKAKKALQLPEYPSKEDLESVLHTLEAFPPIVFAGEARTLEERLGEAALGNAFLLQGGDCAESFKEFNANNIRDTFRILLQMSVVMMFGGQMPVIKVGRMAGQFAKPRSDSFEEKNGVKLPSYRGDNINGDAFDEKSRIPDPQRMIRAYCQAAATLNLLRAFATGGYAAMQRVTQWNLDFTEHSEQGDRYRELANRVDEALGFMAAAGLTVDHPIMKTTEFWTSHECLLLPYEQSLTRLDSTSGLYYDCSAHMLWVGERTRQLDGAHVEFLRGVANPLGIKVSDKMDPNELVKLIEILNPQNKPGRITVITRMGAENMRVKLPHLIRAVRRAGQIVTWVSDPMHGNTIKAPCGLKTRPFDSIRAEVRAFFDVHEQEGSHAGGVHLEMTGQNVTECIGGSRTVTFDDLSSRYHTHCDPRLNASQSLELAFIIAERLRKSRMRSEQASSPLGL